The following proteins come from a genomic window of Acipenser ruthenus chromosome 44, fAciRut3.2 maternal haplotype, whole genome shotgun sequence:
- the LOC117967117 gene encoding CD276 antigen-like, whose product MQTERAKRMDSAGEEASLNSPELPWNQLYLKRRTESRIQLRRRVCFTGPAAAAVTGVLAILILAAGSVSSDSENVKVSRSVNCTEGQACILSCSFNYTAGGWDEKSGVIWRRAETHSIVHRIRNNTDQLADQFPQYVNRTSLFDSELKRGNASLLLRRVREKDAGKYECSVYTLRLYGSGLTEVVVVPAQPTTAPAHVTVPSLVKCTEGQDCILSCSFNYTAGGWDEKSGVIWRKAETDHIIHGYHDNRDQFADQLPQYVNRTSLFDSELQRGNASLLLRRVREEDAGEYECFVSTPRLSGSGLTEVVVVRAQRHHWWGLGAVLLCVISCLCVGLWLYKNTQVAAGSPTRLLVQHRQCRYQT is encoded by the coding sequence GCTCTATTTGAAGAGAAGGACCGAGTCCAGGATCCAGTTAAGGAGGAGAGTGTGCTTcactggccctgctgctgctgctgttaccggGGTATTGGCAATCCTCATACTGGCTGCTGGCAGTGTGAGCAGCGACAGTGAGAATGTGAAAGTCTCGCGCTCAGTGAACTGTACTGAGGGGCAGGCCTGTATCCTGAGCTGCTCTTTCAACTACACAGCTGGAGGCTGGGATGAGAAGTCAGGTGTgatctggagaagagcagaaacTCACAGCATCGTTCACAGGATCCGCAACAACACGGATCAGCTTGCCGATCAGTTCCCTCAGTATGTGAACAGGACcagcctgtttgattctgagctgaagcgcgggaacgcttcactgctgctgaggagagtcagggagAAAGATGCTGGAAAATACGAGTGCTCTGTTTACACTCTTAGACTGTACGGGTCGGGCCTGACTGAGGTAGTCGTGGTTCCGGCTCAACCCACAACAGCACCAGCTCATGTGACAGTCCCAAGCTTAGTAAAGTGTACTgaggggcaggactgtatcctgagctgctCTTTCAACTACACAGCTGGAGGTTGGGATGAGAAGTCAGGTGTGATCTGGAGAAAAGCAGAAACAGACCACATCATTCACGGTTACCATGACAACAGGGACCAGTTTGCCGATCAACTCCCTCAGTATGTGAACAGGACcagcctgtttgattctgagctgcagcgtgggaacgcttcactgctgctgaggagagtcagggaggaagATGCTGGAGAATACGAGTGCTTCGTTTCCACTCCTAGACTGTCCGGGTCGGGCCTGACTGAGGTAGTCGTGGTTCGGGCTCAACGACACCACTGGTGGGGTTTAGGAGCAGTTCTTCTTTGTGTGATTTCGTGTCTCTGTGTCGGTCTGTGGCTGTACAAAAACACGCAGGTTGCTGCTGGAAGTCCAACAAGGCTTCTAGTCCAGCACAGGCAGTGCCGTTATCAGACGTGA